One region of Streptomyces rishiriensis genomic DNA includes:
- a CDS encoding CoA-transferase subunit beta, with protein MSGVTRAEHCVIACAEAWRGAGEILASPMGLVPSVGARLARHTFAPDLLLTDGEALLVGLDGTVEGWLPYRQHLALVTGGRRHVMMGASQIDRYGNQNIACIGDWAKPVRQLLGVRGAPVNTLNNPTSYWVPRHSRRVFVERVDMVCGVGYDRAAGARHHRIPRVVSDLGVFDFATPGRSMRLASLHPGVSVEQVREATGFDLVVPDEVPLTRDPTAEELRLIREVIDPRTTRAREVAL; from the coding sequence ATGAGCGGGGTGACGCGCGCCGAGCACTGCGTGATCGCCTGTGCGGAGGCGTGGCGCGGGGCGGGCGAGATCCTGGCCAGTCCCATGGGTCTGGTCCCTTCCGTGGGCGCCCGCCTCGCCCGGCACACCTTCGCGCCGGACCTGCTGCTGACCGACGGGGAGGCGCTGCTCGTCGGTCTCGACGGCACCGTCGAGGGCTGGCTGCCGTACCGGCAGCACCTGGCGCTGGTCACCGGGGGCCGACGGCACGTGATGATGGGCGCGAGCCAGATCGACCGGTACGGCAACCAGAACATCGCGTGCATCGGCGACTGGGCGAAGCCCGTGCGGCAGTTGCTGGGGGTGCGGGGCGCGCCGGTCAACACGCTCAACAACCCGACGAGTTACTGGGTGCCGAGGCACTCCCGGCGGGTCTTCGTCGAGCGGGTCGACATGGTGTGCGGGGTCGGGTACGACCGGGCGGCCGGAGCGCGCCACCACCGCATCCCGCGGGTCGTCTCCGATCTCGGTGTCTTCGACTTCGCCACCCCCGGCCGGTCGATGCGGCTGGCCTCGCTGCATCCCGGGGTGAGTGTCGAGCAGGTCCGGGAGGCGACGGGGTTCGACCTCGTGGTCCCGGACGAAGTGCCGCTCACCCGCGACCCGACGGCGGAGGAACTGCGTCTGATCCGCGAGGTGATCGACCCGCGCACCACCCGGGCCCGGGAGGTCGCCCTCTGA
- the pepN gene encoding aminopeptidase N — protein sequence MSVLTRDEAQSRAKLLDVHRYTIELDVTTGDETFESSTVIRFAARAGGDTFVEVRPAALLSVTLDGEPLDPGTLDGNRLPLKNLTAGEHELRVRASMRYSRTGEGMHRFTDPTDGETYLYTQLFMDDVQRVFAAFDQPDLKAVFELTVKAPEAWTVLANGTTEHLGEGRWKAAPTPLISTYLVAVAAGPWHSVRTEHQGLPFGLHCRRSLAPHLDADADELLEITRQCYDRYHEKFEEPYPFDSYDQAFVPEFNAGAMENPGLVTFRDEFVYRSAVTDTERQTRAMVIAHEMAHMWFGDLVTLQWWDDIWLNESFAEYMGYQTLTEATRFTDTWTDFGVVRKPWGYDADQRPSTHPVAPENVDDTASALLNFDGISYAKGASALRQLVTWLGEKDFLAGINTHFARHRFANATLADFIDSLAAHTDRDVHAWADAWLRTTGVDTLTPTLNGSNGDRTLTIAHHGSRPHRVAAGLYDLDLADEGSLTLRERLEVDIPQSAPQPIGKRPALVLLNDGDLTYTKIRFDPASFETVRTSLSGLPDPLTRAVVWNALRDAVRDGDLAPAAYLDAARAHLPRETDLALVQGVLSFASGQVADRYVTPEQRPAAVATLSALCRDLIRRTEDGDHPGLRLIAVRHFIDGAAHPDTIAAWLADGTVPGGPELDPDLRWRVLARLAVLGATDEGAIAAELDRDPSATGQEGAARCRAALPDADAKRAAWAAMFDDDTLSNYLFTATAQGFWQPEQTDLVADYVPRFYQDAVTVAARRGPAIAEAAGRWAFPAHAVTRDTLRMGEECLTQADPTPALRRKLIDQLDDLARALRVRQA from the coding sequence ATGTCCGTACTGACGCGCGACGAAGCGCAGAGCCGTGCCAAGCTCCTCGACGTCCACCGCTACACCATCGAGCTCGACGTGACGACCGGCGACGAGACCTTCGAGTCCAGCACCGTCATCCGGTTCGCCGCGCGCGCGGGCGGGGACACCTTCGTCGAGGTCAGGCCCGCGGCACTGCTCTCCGTCACCCTCGACGGCGAGCCCCTCGACCCCGGAACCCTGGACGGCAACCGGCTCCCTTTGAAGAACCTCACCGCCGGCGAGCACGAACTGCGCGTCCGGGCGAGCATGCGCTACTCCCGCACCGGCGAAGGCATGCACCGCTTCACCGACCCCACCGACGGCGAGACCTACCTCTACACCCAGCTGTTCATGGACGACGTGCAGCGCGTCTTCGCCGCCTTCGACCAGCCCGACCTCAAGGCCGTCTTCGAGCTGACCGTCAAGGCCCCCGAAGCCTGGACCGTCCTCGCCAACGGCACCACCGAACACCTCGGCGAAGGCCGCTGGAAGGCCGCCCCCACCCCCCTCATCTCCACCTACCTCGTCGCCGTCGCCGCCGGCCCCTGGCACTCCGTGCGCACCGAACACCAAGGGCTCCCCTTCGGCCTCCACTGCCGCCGCTCCCTCGCCCCCCACCTCGACGCCGACGCCGACGAACTCCTCGAGATCACCCGGCAGTGCTACGACCGCTACCACGAGAAGTTCGAGGAGCCCTACCCCTTCGACTCCTACGACCAGGCGTTCGTCCCCGAGTTCAACGCCGGCGCCATGGAGAACCCCGGCCTCGTCACCTTCCGCGACGAATTCGTCTACCGCTCCGCCGTCACCGACACCGAACGCCAGACCCGCGCCATGGTCATCGCCCACGAGATGGCCCACATGTGGTTCGGCGACCTCGTCACCCTCCAGTGGTGGGACGACATCTGGCTCAACGAGTCCTTCGCCGAGTACATGGGCTACCAGACCCTCACCGAGGCGACCCGCTTCACCGACACCTGGACCGACTTCGGCGTCGTCCGCAAACCCTGGGGCTACGACGCCGACCAGCGCCCCTCCACCCACCCCGTCGCCCCCGAGAACGTCGACGACACCGCCTCCGCTCTCCTCAACTTCGACGGCATCTCCTACGCCAAGGGCGCCTCCGCGCTACGCCAGCTCGTCACCTGGCTCGGCGAGAAGGACTTCCTCGCGGGCATCAACACCCACTTCGCCCGCCATCGCTTCGCCAACGCCACCCTCGCCGACTTCATCGACTCCCTCGCCGCCCACACCGACCGCGACGTCCACGCCTGGGCCGACGCCTGGCTGCGCACCACCGGGGTCGACACCCTCACCCCCACCCTCAACGGCAGCAACGGCGACCGCACCCTCACCATCGCCCACCACGGCAGCCGCCCGCACCGCGTCGCCGCCGGCCTCTACGATCTCGACCTCGCCGACGAAGGCAGCCTCACCCTGCGCGAACGCCTCGAAGTCGACATCCCGCAGAGCGCACCGCAGCCCATCGGCAAGCGCCCCGCCCTGGTGCTCCTCAACGACGGCGACCTCACCTACACCAAGATCCGCTTCGACCCCGCCTCCTTCGAAACCGTCCGCACCAGCCTCTCCGGCCTCCCCGACCCGCTCACCCGCGCCGTCGTCTGGAACGCCCTGCGCGACGCCGTCCGCGACGGAGACCTCGCCCCCGCCGCCTACCTCGACGCCGCCCGCGCCCACCTCCCCCGGGAGACCGACCTCGCCCTCGTGCAGGGCGTCCTCTCCTTCGCCTCCGGACAGGTCGCCGACCGTTACGTCACCCCGGAACAGCGCCCCGCCGCCGTCGCCACCCTCTCCGCCCTCTGCCGCGACCTCATCCGCCGCACCGAGGACGGCGACCACCCCGGCCTGCGCCTCATCGCCGTACGCCACTTCATCGACGGCGCCGCCCACCCCGACACCATCGCCGCCTGGCTCGCCGACGGCACCGTCCCCGGCGGCCCCGAACTCGACCCCGACCTGCGCTGGCGCGTCCTCGCCCGGCTCGCCGTCCTCGGAGCCACCGACGAGGGCGCCATCGCCGCCGAACTCGACCGCGACCCCTCCGCCACCGGCCAGGAAGGCGCCGCCCGCTGCCGCGCGGCCCTCCCCGACGCCGACGCCAAACGCGCCGCCTGGGCCGCCATGTTCGACGACGACACCCTCTCCAACTACCTCTTCACCGCCACCGCGCAGGGCTTCTGGCAGCCCGAACAGACCGACCTCGTCGCCGACTACGTCCCCCGCTTCTACCAGGACGCCGTCACCGTCGCCGCCCGCCGCGGCCCCGCCATCGCCGAAGCCGCCGGCCGCTGGGCCTTCCCCGCCCACGCCGTCACCCGCGACACCCTCCGCATGGGCGAGGAGTGCCTGACCCAAGCCGACCCCACCCCCGCCCTACGCCGCAAACTCATCGACCAACTCGACGACCTGGCAAGGGCGTTGCGAGTACGCCAGGCCTAA
- a CDS encoding NAD(P)H-dependent flavin oxidoreductase → METALTRLVGVRHPIVQTGMGWVAGPRLVSAAADAGALGILASATMTVDRLRAAVREVRSRTSAPFGVNLRADAADAGDRVRLILDEGVRVASFALAPSPELIAELKEGGVVVIPSIGARRHAEKVAAWGADAVIVQGGEGGGHTGEVATTVLLPQVVDAVDIPVVAAGGFFDGRGLVAALAYGAAGVAMGTRFLLTSDSPVPDAVKARYLAATVRDVTVTRAVDGLPHRMLRTALVDALEDAGRVRALMRAVRHAAGLRKLSGLSRREMVRDGLALRHGKDLSWSQVLLAANTPMMLRSAMVEGRTDAGVMAAGQVAGVIDDLPSCAELVTRIMREAEETLDSVHRLGASR, encoded by the coding sequence ATGGAAACGGCGCTCACCCGGCTGGTCGGGGTCCGTCACCCGATCGTGCAGACCGGGATGGGATGGGTGGCGGGCCCGCGCCTGGTGTCGGCGGCGGCCGACGCGGGCGCGCTGGGCATCCTGGCCTCCGCGACCATGACCGTGGACCGGTTGCGGGCGGCCGTGCGTGAGGTGCGGTCGCGCACATCGGCGCCGTTCGGGGTCAATCTGCGGGCCGACGCGGCGGACGCCGGCGACCGGGTGCGGCTCATCCTCGACGAAGGGGTTCGGGTCGCGTCCTTCGCGCTCGCGCCCTCCCCGGAGCTGATCGCCGAGCTCAAGGAGGGGGGTGTCGTCGTCATCCCGTCCATCGGGGCCCGCCGGCATGCCGAGAAGGTCGCCGCGTGGGGTGCGGACGCGGTGATCGTGCAGGGCGGGGAGGGCGGCGGGCACACCGGGGAGGTGGCGACGACGGTACTGCTGCCGCAGGTGGTGGACGCCGTGGACATCCCGGTCGTGGCGGCGGGCGGCTTCTTCGACGGGCGGGGGCTGGTGGCGGCGCTGGCGTACGGGGCGGCCGGGGTCGCGATGGGCACCCGGTTCCTGCTGACCTCGGACTCGCCGGTCCCGGACGCGGTGAAGGCGCGCTATCTGGCGGCGACAGTCCGGGACGTCACCGTCACCCGGGCGGTGGACGGCCTCCCGCACCGCATGCTGCGCACCGCGCTGGTCGACGCCCTGGAGGACGCGGGCCGGGTCAGGGCCCTGATGCGGGCGGTGCGTCACGCGGCCGGCTTGCGGAAGCTGTCCGGCCTCAGCCGGCGGGAGATGGTCCGTGACGGTCTTGCGCTGCGCCACGGCAAGGACCTCTCCTGGAGTCAGGTACTGCTCGCCGCGAACACGCCGATGATGCTCAGGTCCGCGATGGTGGAGGGGCGTACGGATGCGGGGGTGATGGCCGCGGGGCAGGTCGCCGGGGTGATCGACGACCTGCCGTCGTGCGCCGAGTTGGTGACACGGATCATGAGGGAGGCGGAGGAGACGCTCGACTCCGTGCACCGGCTCGGAGCCTCACGATGA
- a CDS encoding SDR family oxidoreductase has protein sequence MELDGKVAVVTGGTRGVGAGIARSLARAGAQVVVCARRPPEHPPDTAGFVPLDVRDADAVQRFFTGLPRLDILVNNAGGSPYRPLAHTDAARHARVIELNLLAPLTVSLAAYDHLKHAHGSIVMIGSVSGSRPSPGSAAYGAAKAGLENLARSMAVEWAPEIRVNTLVVGMVRTELAHLHYGGVDGVEAVARTVPLGRLAHPADVGAAAVFLASDAARYISGASLLLHGGGERPAFLDAATANKET, from the coding sequence ATGGAGCTGGACGGAAAGGTCGCCGTCGTCACCGGCGGCACTCGCGGAGTGGGCGCCGGCATCGCACGCTCCCTCGCCCGCGCGGGCGCCCAGGTCGTGGTCTGCGCCCGCCGGCCACCGGAACACCCCCCGGACACCGCCGGGTTCGTGCCGCTCGACGTACGGGACGCCGACGCCGTACAGCGCTTCTTCACCGGCCTGCCCCGGCTCGACATCCTCGTCAACAACGCGGGCGGCTCCCCCTACCGTCCCCTCGCGCACACCGACGCCGCACGGCACGCGCGCGTGATCGAACTCAACCTCCTCGCACCCCTGACCGTCTCCCTCGCCGCGTACGACCACCTCAAGCACGCCCACGGCTCGATCGTGATGATCGGCAGCGTCAGCGGCAGCCGCCCCTCGCCCGGCTCGGCCGCCTACGGCGCGGCCAAGGCCGGCCTGGAGAACCTCGCCCGCTCCATGGCCGTCGAATGGGCGCCGGAGATACGCGTGAACACCCTCGTGGTCGGCATGGTCCGCACCGAACTGGCCCACCTCCACTACGGCGGCGTGGACGGCGTCGAAGCCGTCGCCCGCACCGTCCCCCTCGGCCGGCTCGCCCACCCCGCCGACGTGGGCGCGGCGGCCGTCTTCCTCGCCTCCGACGCGGCCCGCTACATCAGCGGGGCGAGCCTGCTCCTGCACGGAGGCGGCGAACGGCCCGCCTTCCTCGACGCCGCGACAGCCAACAAGGAGACGTGA
- a CDS encoding SDR family oxidoreductase codes for MSGICHRRVVAVTGAGRGLGRAHALAFAAEGARVVVNDLGVGLDGTPDPRSPAAQVADEIRATGGEAVAHGGDIATPEGAATLISTALDTYGRLDTLVNNAGFLRDRMLVNLTEDDWDAVLRVHLKGHFLTLRHAAAHWRAETRAGRPPAARVINTSSGAGLLGSVGQGNYSAAKAGIVALTLVAAAELGRYGVQVNAIAPAARTRMTEHTFAATMTAPEDGFDAMAPENVAPLVVWLGSAASHGVTGRVFEADGGRITVMEGWRPGPTTDKGARLTPAEAGEAVQKLLTYTTPPGTVYGT; via the coding sequence ATGAGCGGAATCTGCCACCGGCGCGTCGTCGCCGTCACCGGCGCCGGACGCGGCCTCGGACGCGCCCACGCCCTCGCCTTCGCCGCCGAGGGCGCCCGCGTCGTCGTCAACGACCTCGGCGTCGGCCTCGACGGCACCCCCGACCCCCGCAGCCCCGCCGCACAGGTCGCGGACGAGATCCGCGCGACCGGCGGCGAAGCCGTCGCACACGGCGGGGACATCGCCACCCCCGAAGGCGCCGCCACCCTCATCAGCACCGCCCTGGACACCTACGGCCGCCTCGACACCCTCGTCAACAACGCCGGCTTCCTGCGCGACCGCATGCTCGTCAACCTGACCGAGGACGACTGGGACGCCGTTCTGCGCGTCCACCTCAAAGGCCACTTCCTCACCCTCCGGCACGCCGCCGCACACTGGCGCGCCGAGACCAGGGCCGGCCGCCCGCCCGCCGCCCGTGTCATCAACACCAGCAGCGGCGCGGGACTCCTCGGCTCGGTCGGACAGGGCAACTACAGCGCCGCGAAAGCCGGGATCGTCGCCCTGACGCTCGTCGCCGCCGCCGAACTCGGGCGCTACGGCGTCCAGGTCAACGCGATCGCCCCCGCCGCCCGCACCCGCATGACCGAACACACCTTCGCCGCGACCATGACCGCCCCGGAGGACGGCTTCGACGCGATGGCCCCCGAGAACGTCGCCCCGCTCGTCGTCTGGCTCGGCTCCGCCGCGAGCCACGGCGTCACCGGACGCGTCTTCGAGGCGGACGGCGGACGCATCACCGTCATGGAGGGCTGGCGGCCCGGACCCACCACCGACAAAGGAGCACGCCTGACCCCCGCCGAGGCGGGCGAGGCCGTACAGAAACTACTGACTTACACGACGCCGCCCGGCACCGTGTACGGGACGTAG
- a CDS encoding CoA transferase subunit A has protein sequence MSDKTMTAEEAVARLASGMTLGIGGWGSRRKPMALVRALLRSQVTDLTIVSYGGPDVGMLAAAGRIRKLVTAFVTLDSIPLEPHYRAARERGAFELAEVDEAMFMWGLHAAANRLPFLPVRAGIGSDVMRVNPGLRTVTSPYEDQETFVAMPALRLDAALVHVNRADRLGNGQYLGPDPYFDDLFCEAADAAYVSCEQVVDTAELTKAAAPQSLLIKRHTVTGVIEAPGGAHFTSCAPDYARDEAFQQRYATTPWPEFAARFLAGDERAYRSAAGEGS, from the coding sequence GTGAGTGACAAGACGATGACCGCCGAGGAGGCGGTCGCCCGGCTGGCGAGCGGAATGACCCTGGGCATCGGCGGCTGGGGCTCCCGCCGTAAGCCGATGGCGCTGGTCAGAGCGCTGCTCCGGTCGCAGGTCACCGACCTCACCATCGTGTCGTACGGCGGCCCGGATGTCGGGATGCTCGCCGCTGCGGGCCGGATCCGCAAGCTGGTCACCGCGTTCGTCACCCTCGACTCGATCCCCCTGGAGCCGCACTACCGCGCGGCCCGCGAGCGCGGGGCCTTCGAGTTGGCGGAGGTCGACGAGGCGATGTTCATGTGGGGTCTGCACGCGGCCGCGAACCGGCTGCCCTTCCTGCCCGTGCGGGCGGGGATCGGTTCGGACGTGATGCGGGTCAACCCCGGCCTGCGGACGGTGACTTCGCCGTACGAGGACCAGGAGACGTTCGTGGCCATGCCGGCCCTGCGGCTGGACGCCGCCCTGGTGCACGTCAACCGGGCCGACCGGCTGGGCAACGGGCAGTACCTGGGCCCGGATCCCTACTTCGACGACCTGTTCTGCGAGGCGGCGGACGCGGCGTACGTCAGCTGCGAACAGGTCGTGGACACCGCCGAGCTGACGAAGGCCGCGGCACCGCAGTCGCTGCTGATCAAGCGGCACACCGTGACGGGGGTGATCGAGGCCCCGGGCGGGGCGCATTTCACGTCCTGTGCCCCCGACTACGCCCGGGACGAGGCGTTCCAGCAGCGGTACGCGACGACGCCCTGGCCCGAGTTCGCGGCGCGGTTCCTCGCCGGGGACGAGCGGGCGTACCGGTCGGCGGCCGGGGAGGGGTCATGA
- a CDS encoding chorismate mutase translates to MTTSNTPGPADVDPAVREELGRLRDSIDNIDAAVVHMLAERFKATQQVGHLKARHQLPPADQAREARQIARLRTLAENAKLDPAFAEKFLNFIIAEVIRHHERIAEDTVSGPAPTPN, encoded by the coding sequence ATGACCACCAGCAACACCCCCGGACCCGCCGACGTCGACCCCGCCGTCCGCGAGGAGCTCGGCCGGCTGCGCGACAGCATCGACAACATCGACGCGGCCGTCGTCCACATGCTCGCCGAACGCTTCAAGGCCACCCAGCAGGTCGGCCACCTCAAGGCCCGCCACCAGCTGCCGCCCGCCGACCAGGCCCGCGAGGCCCGCCAGATCGCCCGGCTGCGCACGCTCGCCGAGAACGCCAAACTCGACCCCGCGTTCGCCGAGAAATTCCTCAACTTCATCATCGCCGAGGTGATCCGCCACCACGAGCGCATCGCCGAGGACACCGTCAGTGGCCCGGCCCCCACACCGAACTGA
- a CDS encoding IS110 family transposase: MFDIEGVGVFLGMDVGKTAHHGHGLTPAGKRVFDKPMPNSEPKLRAVFDKLKAKFGTVLVIVDQPASIGALPLTVARDTGCEVAYLPGLAMRRIADLYPGEAKTDAKDAAVIADAARTMPHTLRSLELTDEITAELTVLTGFDQDLAAEATRTSNRIRGLLTQFHPSLERVLGPRLDHPAVTWLLERYGSPAALRKAGRRRLAELIRPKAPRMAARLIDDIFDALDEQTVVVPGTGTLDIVIPSLAASLAAVHDQRRALEAQISSLLEAHPLHPVLTSMPGIGVRTAAVLLVTVGDGTAFPSAAHLASYAGLAPTTKSSGTSIHGEHAPRGGNRQLKRAMFLSAFACMNADPASRTYYDRQRARGKTHTQALLRLARQRISVLFAMLRDGTYYESRTPAITLAA, encoded by the coding sequence ATGTTCGACATCGAAGGCGTGGGCGTCTTCCTCGGGATGGACGTCGGCAAGACCGCTCACCACGGTCACGGGCTCACCCCGGCTGGGAAGAGGGTCTTCGACAAGCCGATGCCCAACAGCGAGCCGAAGCTGCGGGCCGTCTTCGACAAGCTCAAAGCCAAGTTCGGCACCGTCCTGGTGATCGTGGATCAGCCCGCCTCGATCGGGGCTCTGCCGCTGACCGTCGCCCGCGACACCGGATGCGAGGTCGCTTACCTGCCCGGACTCGCGATGCGGCGGATCGCCGACCTCTATCCGGGCGAGGCGAAAACCGACGCGAAGGACGCGGCAGTGATCGCCGACGCGGCCCGGACGATGCCTCACACGCTGCGCTCGCTGGAGCTGACCGACGAGATCACCGCCGAGCTCACGGTGCTGACCGGCTTCGACCAGGACCTCGCGGCCGAGGCCACCCGCACCAGCAACCGGATACGCGGCCTGCTCACGCAGTTCCACCCCAGCCTCGAGCGCGTGCTCGGACCCCGGCTCGACCACCCGGCTGTCACCTGGCTCCTCGAGCGCTACGGTTCCCCGGCAGCTCTGCGGAAAGCCGGCCGCCGCAGACTCGCCGAACTCATCAGGCCCAAGGCCCCGCGCATGGCCGCGCGGCTGATCGACGACATCTTCGACGCCCTCGACGAACAGACCGTCGTGGTCCCAGGAACCGGCACCCTCGACATCGTGATCCCGTCCCTGGCCGCCTCGCTCGCCGCGGTCCACGACCAGCGCCGGGCACTGGAAGCCCAGATCAGCAGCCTGCTGGAGGCCCACCCTCTTCACCCGGTCCTGACCTCGATGCCGGGCATCGGAGTCAGGACCGCCGCAGTCCTACTGGTCACCGTCGGAGACGGGACCGCCTTTCCCAGTGCCGCCCACCTCGCCTCTTACGCCGGCCTCGCCCCCACGACGAAGTCGTCGGGGACCTCGATCCACGGCGAACACGCACCCAGAGGCGGAAACCGGCAGCTCAAACGTGCGATGTTCCTCTCCGCCTTCGCCTGCATGAACGCCGACCCGGCCTCCCGCACCTACTACGACCGGCAAAGAGCGCGCGGAAAGACCCATACCCAGGCCCTCCTCCGACTCGCCCGCCAACGCATCAGCGTCCTGTTCGCCATGCTCCGTGACGGCACCTACTACGAGTCCAGAACGCCCGCCATCACCCTCGCCGCATGA
- a CDS encoding enoyl-CoA hydratase family protein: MGVSTSSPEKGISVLTVDVPPVNALPVDGWFALADAVRSAGRDPRTRCVLLTAEGRGFNAGVDIKEIQGRGRSALVGANRGCFEAFAAVYECEVPVIAVVHGFCLGGGIGLVGNADVIVASEDAVFGLPELDRGALGAATHLARLVPQHLMRALYYTSRTVTAAELHAHGAVWRVVPRDALRAAALDLAREIAAKDGELLRLAKAAINGIDPVDVRRSYRFEQGFTFEADVSGVADRVRDTFGGERDGSRRE; the protein is encoded by the coding sequence ATGGGTGTCTCCACCTCGTCCCCCGAGAAGGGGATTTCCGTACTGACCGTCGACGTGCCGCCCGTCAACGCGCTGCCGGTGGACGGCTGGTTCGCGCTGGCCGACGCGGTGCGCTCGGCCGGCCGCGACCCGCGGACCCGGTGCGTGCTGCTGACGGCCGAGGGCCGGGGGTTCAACGCGGGCGTGGACATCAAGGAGATACAGGGGCGGGGGCGGTCGGCGCTGGTCGGCGCCAACCGCGGCTGCTTCGAGGCGTTCGCCGCGGTGTACGAGTGCGAGGTCCCGGTGATCGCGGTGGTGCACGGCTTCTGTCTGGGCGGCGGCATCGGCCTGGTCGGGAACGCGGACGTGATCGTGGCGAGCGAGGACGCCGTCTTCGGCCTGCCCGAACTGGACCGGGGCGCGCTCGGCGCGGCCACCCATCTGGCACGGCTGGTCCCCCAGCACCTGATGCGCGCCCTGTACTACACCTCGCGCACCGTCACCGCGGCCGAGCTGCACGCGCACGGCGCGGTATGGCGGGTGGTCCCGCGCGACGCGCTGCGCGCCGCGGCGCTGGACCTGGCGCGCGAGATAGCGGCCAAGGACGGGGAGCTGCTGCGGCTCGCCAAGGCGGCGATCAACGGCATCGACCCGGTCGACGTGCGCCGCAGCTACCGCTTCGAGCAGGGCTTCACCTTCGAGGCGGATGTCTCCGGGGTGGCCGACCGGGTCCGGGACACCTTCGGCGGGGAGAGGGACGGGAGCAGGCGTGAGTGA
- a CDS encoding acetyl-CoA C-acetyltransferase: MTEAYIVEAVRTPVGRRRGGLSAVHPADLGAHVLKELVARAAVDPAAVEDVVFGCLDTVGPQAGDIARTCWLAAGLPEEVPGVTVDRQCGSSQQAVHFAAQGVLSGTQDLVVAGGVQNMSQIPIAYATRQAAEPLGFTQGPFAGSEGWRARYGDRPVNQFAGAEMIAAKWGISRQDQEEFALRSHRRAVRAIDEGRFARETVAHGAVTADEGPRRDTSLEKMAALKPVIDGGTVTAACSSQVSDGAAALLLASERAVREHGLTPRARVHHLSVRGEDPIRMLSAPIPATAHALKKTGLSIHDIDLVEINEAFAPVVLAWLKETGADPERVNVNGGAIALGHPLGATGAKLMTTLLHELERTGGRFGLQTMCEGGGQANVTIIERL; encoded by the coding sequence ATGACCGAGGCCTACATCGTCGAAGCGGTCCGCACGCCCGTCGGGCGGCGCCGAGGAGGACTGAGCGCGGTCCATCCGGCCGACCTGGGCGCGCATGTGCTCAAGGAACTCGTCGCGCGGGCCGCCGTCGACCCGGCCGCCGTCGAGGACGTCGTCTTCGGCTGCCTGGACACGGTCGGGCCGCAGGCCGGGGACATCGCCCGGACCTGCTGGCTGGCCGCCGGGCTGCCCGAGGAGGTGCCGGGCGTGACCGTGGACCGGCAGTGCGGCTCCTCGCAGCAGGCCGTGCACTTCGCCGCGCAGGGCGTGCTGTCCGGGACCCAGGACCTGGTGGTCGCGGGCGGCGTGCAGAACATGTCGCAGATCCCGATCGCCTACGCCACCCGGCAGGCCGCCGAGCCCCTCGGCTTCACCCAGGGCCCCTTCGCGGGCAGCGAGGGCTGGCGCGCGCGGTACGGGGACCGGCCGGTGAACCAGTTCGCCGGCGCCGAGATGATCGCCGCGAAGTGGGGCATCAGCCGCCAGGACCAGGAGGAGTTCGCCCTGCGTTCGCACCGGCGCGCGGTGCGGGCGATCGACGAGGGCCGCTTCGCCCGAGAGACCGTCGCCCACGGGGCCGTCACCGCCGACGAGGGACCGCGCCGGGACACCTCCCTGGAGAAGATGGCCGCGCTGAAGCCCGTCATCGACGGCGGGACCGTCACCGCTGCCTGCTCCTCGCAGGTCTCCGACGGCGCGGCGGCCCTGCTGCTCGCCTCGGAGCGGGCGGTGCGCGAGCACGGCCTGACGCCCCGCGCGCGCGTGCACCACCTCTCCGTCCGCGGCGAGGACCCGATCCGCATGCTGTCGGCTCCCATCCCGGCCACCGCGCACGCCCTGAAGAAGACCGGGCTGTCGATCCACGACATCGACCTCGTCGAGATCAACGAGGCGTTCGCGCCCGTCGTCCTGGCCTGGCTGAAGGAGACCGGCGCGGACCCGGAGAGGGTCAACGTCAACGGCGGCGCGATCGCCCTCGGCCACCCGCTCGGCGCGACCGGCGCCAAGCTGATGACCACCCTGCTGCACGAACTGGAGCGCACCGGCGGCCGCTTCGGCCTGCAAACCATGTGCGAGGGCGGCGGCCAGGCCAATGTGACGATCATCGAGAGGCTGTGA